From the genome of Nicotiana sylvestris chromosome 2, ASM39365v2, whole genome shotgun sequence, one region includes:
- the LOC104232269 gene encoding zinc finger CCCH domain-containing protein 14: MQNENPSSDGLNSSTADAATVPSGNKNYTCSDATSPHLAHNPFLSPTSTHQFDSSEFTPNFYSTFSRTSNSPSQTSFDDIDDIATDGRLHQASYILEYQQLYNRYTLCLAHLQESIKEVEALHQENESLRLVNSDLDRRLSLLTQATIQNCLLSDFNRFGLGVNRDSQISDPRPPNIRPANVTEPNRPERRNVERVSLPKSISVRSSGYLKLKAQGGKNEGPSQGKTRQKATNPPLSESQRVYVPGSKKEEEAVEFEVYNQGMLKTELCNKWQETGTCPYGENCQFAHGITELRPVIRHPRYKTEVCRMVLAGDMCPYGHRCHFRHSLTEEERRTGPSLF, translated from the exons ATGCAAAACGAGAATCCTTCAAGTGATGGCCTCAACAGCAGCACCGCCGATGCAGCTACAGTCCCGTCCGGCAACAAAAATTATACCTGCTCTGATGCAACTTCACCGCATCTGGCTCACAATCCATTTCTCTCACCTACCTCAACTCACCAATTCGATTCCTCCGAATTCACCCCAAACTTCTACTCAACTTTCTCTCGCACCTCAAATTCCCCTTCCCAAACCTCCTTTGACGATATTGACGACATCGCCACTGATGGCCGCCTCCACCAAGCCAGCTACATTCTCGAGTACCAGCAGCTCTACAATCGCTACACTCTCTGCCTTGCACATCTCCAGGAATCTATCAAAGAAGTTGAAGCTCTTCACCAGGAGAATGAATCTCTCCGGCTAGTTAACTCCGATTTGGATCGACGCCTCAGCCTCCTCACGCAGGCCACTATCCAAAACTGCCTTCTTTCTGATTTCAATCGTTTTGGTCTGGGAGTCAACCGTGACAGTCAAATCTCTGATCCCAGACCTCCGAACATTAGGCCTGCAAACGTCACTGAACCAAACCGGCCTGAGCGAAGGAATGTCGAGCGAGTCTCGCTCCCGAAGAGTATTTCTGTCCGTTCAAGTGGTTATCTCAAGTTGAAAGCACAAGGTGGAAAGAATGAAGGTCCCAGCCAGGGAAAAACTCGCCAAAAAGCCACGAATCCTCCCCTATCCGAATCC CAAAGGGTGTATGTTCCAGGAAGTAAGAAGGAAGAGGAGGCAGTGGAGTTTGAAGTTTACAACCAAGGGATGCTCAAGACAGAGCTTTGCAACAAATGGCAGGAGACTGGGACGTGCCCTTATGGCGAAAACTGTCAGTTCGCTCATGGTATCACAGAGTTGCGCCCAGTTATCAGGCATCCACGCTACAAGACCGAGGTCTGCCGAATGGTCCTAGCAGGTGATATGTGTCCCTATGGTCACCGTTGCCACTTCCGTCACTCCCTCACTGAGGAAGAGCGACGCACAGGTCCCAGCCTGTTCTGA